In Brachypodium distachyon strain Bd21 chromosome 2, Brachypodium_distachyon_v3.0, whole genome shotgun sequence, one genomic interval encodes:
- the LOC100834915 gene encoding uncharacterized protein LOC100834915 isoform X2, giving the protein MMNMGKCDEVLGLLDVALEIFLYYTIQDQLTSNQHLFFNAARQIYNQGMEQQTYTTYRELTIVVRGTQSIILFQPCSNVRRYEAWRSMIVMR; this is encoded by the exons ATGATGAATATGGGGAAATGTGATGAAGTCCTCGGACTGCTGGATGTTGCATTGGAGATTTTCCTGTACTACACTATTCAGGATCAGCTCACCAGCAACCAGCATCTATTCTTCAATGCAGCCAGACAG ATTTACAATCAGGGAATGGAACAACAAACTTACACAACTTACAGAG AACTCACAATTGTGGTGCGAGGAACTCAGTCGATCATTTTATTCCAGCCTTGCTCT AATGTGAGGAGATATGAAGCTTGGCGGTCGATGATCGTGATGAGATGA
- the LOC100834915 gene encoding uncharacterized protein LOC100834915 isoform X1 has product MMNMGKCDEVLGLLDVALEIFLYYTIQDQLTSNQHLFFNAARQIYNQGMEQQTYTTYRELTIVVRGTQSIILFQPCSVVTLVGLDVRCLRGVLPSSLYLKGTCVECEEI; this is encoded by the exons ATGATGAATATGGGGAAATGTGATGAAGTCCTCGGACTGCTGGATGTTGCATTGGAGATTTTCCTGTACTACACTATTCAGGATCAGCTCACCAGCAACCAGCATCTATTCTTCAATGCAGCCAGACAG ATTTACAATCAGGGAATGGAACAACAAACTTACACAACTTACAGAG AACTCACAATTGTGGTGCGAGGAACTCAGTCGATCATTTTATTCCAGCCTTGCTCT GTCGTAACTCTGGTAGGCCTTGATGTTAGGTGCCTGAGGGGCGTACTGCCAAGTTCTTTATATCTGAAAGGGACCTGTGTAG AATGTGAGGAGATATGA
- the LOC100825591 gene encoding uncharacterized protein At4g08330, chloroplastic — translation MDQDTAKPSPPVLLPRSLSAAVTYCCGACGYDLKLSSNAREYTADGIVGRGRAATVAFGAIDDDRFGHLDEFRCLDVRARRLFARRTRLLCRKCGAHLGFGYDDTAAARRPPRYLIKIRALHPASSDSDGGAHVAPRQPSDE, via the exons ATGGATCAGGACACGGCGAAGCCTTCTCCCCCTGTTCTCCTTCCCAGGagcctctccgccgccgtcacctACTG CTGCGGGGCGTGCGGGTACGACCTGAAGCTGAGCTCGAACGCGCGGGAGTACACGGCGGACGGCATCGTCGGGCGAGGCagggcggcgacggtggcgtTCGGCGCCATCGACGACGACCGGTTCGGCCACCTGGACGAGTTCCGGTGCCTCGAcgtccgcgcgcgccgcctcttCGCGCGCCGGACCAGGCTCCTCTGCCGCAAGTGCGGCGCGCACCTCGGCTTCGGCTACGacgacaccgccgccgcccgcaggCCGCCACGGTACCTCATCAAGATCCGCGCACTCCACCCGGCCTCCTCCGACTCCGATGGTGGCGCCCACGTGGCTCCACGGCAGCCGTCCGATGAATGA
- the LOC100835224 gene encoding phosphoinositide phospholipase C 2 — protein MTTYRVCCFLRRFRPASSEPSAAIAAVFRSYASAASAGDVLGEEALKRFLREVQGEEGGSAGVGDEDEDGGVEALVREIMAFAAQQKLLKKGGGGGGIAAEGFHRWLCSDANAAIHPRRGVHQDMGQPLSHYYIYTGHNSYLTGNQLSSGSSVAPIVKSLLDGVRVIELDLWPNAGKDDVEVLHGRTWTSPVGLGECLDAVKEHAFVSSPYPVILTLEDHLTPHLQAKVAKMIKETFGDMLHISQSETMAEFPSPDDLKGKIIISTKQPKEYLQTKSSKEDSQNGDKEEEESVWGEEIPDNKAQPAVARQMSEPDNGQGVEEEDEMDKKVQPGVDGEYKRLIAIQLTRRKHDMNEDLKVDPEKVTRMSLGEKAYEKATITHGADIIRFTQRNLLRIFPRTTRITSSNYNPLMGWRYGAQMVAANMQGHGRKLWLTQGMFRANGGCGYVKKPDFLMNSDPDKMFDPRSKLPVKTRLKVTLYMGDGWRFDFHKTHFDKFSPPDFYARVGIAGVAADTRMEESKVVMDNWIPTWDHEFVFSLAVPELALLRIEVHEADNHQKDDFAGQTCLPVWELRQGIRSVRLCARDGELLRSVKLLMRFEFA, from the exons atgACGACATACAGGGTGTGCTGCTTCCTGCGGCGGTTCCGGCCGGCGTCCAGCGAGCCGTCGGcggccatcgccgccgtcttccgGTCCtacgcctccgccgccagcgccggtGACGTgctcggggaggaggcgcTCAAGAGGTTCCTCCGGGAGGTGcagggggaggagggcggcagcgccggcgttggggacgaagacgaagacggcggcgtcgaggcgtTGGTGAGGGAGATCATGGCGTTCGCGGCGCagcagaagctgctgaagaagggcggcggcggcggggggatcGCCGCCGAGGGGTTCCACCGCTGGCTCTGCAGCGACGCCAACGCCGCCATCCATCCTCGCCGCGGG GTTCACCAGGACATGGGGCAGCCGCTGTCGCACTACTACATCTACACGGGCCACAACTCGTACCTGACGGGGAACCAGCTGAGCAGCGGCTCCAGCGTGGCGCCCATCGTCAAGTCCCTCCTGGACGGCGTCAGGGTCATCGAGCTCGACCTCTGGCCCAACGCCGGCAAGGACGACGTCGAGGTCCTGCACGGCAGGACATGGACGTCGCCCGTCGGGCTCGGCGAGTGCCTGGACGCCGTGAAGGAGCACGCCTTCGTCTCCTCTCCTTACCCCGTCATCCTCACCCTCGAAGATCATCTCACCCCCCATCTCCAGGCCAAAGTTGCAAAG ATGATCAAGGAAACATTCGGGGACATGCTCCACATCTCGCAATCCGAGACCATGGCAGAGTTCCCTTCCCCTGATGATCTCAAGGGGAAGATCATCATATCGACCAAGCAGCCCAAGGAGTACCTCCAGACCAAGAGCAGCAAGGAGGATTCACAGAACGGCgacaaggaagaggaggagagcgtTTGGGGAGAGGAGATCCCCGACAACAAGGCCCAACCTGCCGTTGCTCGCCAG ATGTCAGAGCCGGACAATGGGCAGGgcgtggaagaagaggatgagaTGGACAAGAAGGTGCAGCCAGGGGTTGATGGCGAGTACAAGCGCCTCATCGCGATCCAACTAACCCGAAGGAAGCACGACATGAATGAGGATCTCAAGGTTGACCCCGAGAAGGTGACGCGGATGAGCTTGGGGGAGAAGGCGTACGAGAAGGCCACCATCACCCATGGAGCTGACATTATCAG GTTTACACAGAGGAATTTGCTGCGGATTTTCCCACGGACGACACGCATTACTTCCTCTAATTACAATCCTCTGATGGGCTGGAGGTATGGAGCTCAGATGGTTGCAGCAAACATGCAG GGCCATGGAAGGAAACTATGGCTGACTCAAGGGATGTTCAGGGCAAATGGCGGTTGCGGCTACGTGAAAAAGCCCGATTTTCTGATGAACAGCGACCCGGATAAAATGTTTGACCCCAGATCCAAGCTACCAGTGAAGACAAGGCTCAAG GTGACTCTCTACATGGGTGACGGATGGCGATTCGACTTCCACAAGACGCATTTCGACAAGTTCTCGCCACCGGACTTCTATGCAAGG GTGGGTATAGCAGGAGTGGCAGCAGACACAAGGATGGAGGAGAGCAAGGTAGTCATGGACAACTGGATCCCGACGTGGGACCACGAGTTCGTGTTCTCGCTGGCCGTGCCGGAGCTGGCGCTGCTCCGCATTGAGGTACACGAGGCCGACAACCATCAGAAGGACGACTTCGCCGGCCAGACCTGCCTACCGGTGTGGGAGCTCCGGCAAGGGATACGCTCCGTCAGGCTCTGCGCGCGCGACGGCGAGCTGCTGAGGTCTGTCAAGCTCCTCATGCGCTTCGAGTTCGCCTGA